Proteins co-encoded in one Armatimonadota bacterium genomic window:
- a CDS encoding metal ABC transporter substrate-binding protein, with protein sequence MTRRIATVVGVVAALVAALVVTARLAGWRQGSPRLEVVATIAPLAEFARRVGAERVAVRVLVPAGVEAHDYEPTPQDLVALGRARLFVYVGAGFEPWVGRVVPTLPRRVGVVRATAGLPLLPAAGRPGGPGQEGWDPHVWLDPVLAQQVVEAIAFALIAADADGARIYRDGAARTRAELDRLHAEFQAGLERCARRLLVASHTAFAYLARRYGLEHVGLAGATPEADPAPGAVARLAGALRARGVRTIFVEPGGPSRLAEALAQEIGARTVPLDPVESPPPAGGDYFSAMRSNLRTLRAELGCAP encoded by the coding sequence GTGACGCGCCGGATCGCGACGGTGGTGGGCGTGGTGGCCGCGCTGGTGGCGGCGCTGGTGGTTACCGCGCGGCTCGCCGGATGGCGCCAGGGGAGCCCGCGGCTTGAGGTGGTGGCCACCATCGCCCCCCTGGCCGAGTTCGCGCGCCGTGTGGGCGCCGAGCGCGTGGCGGTGCGGGTGCTGGTGCCCGCGGGCGTCGAAGCCCACGACTACGAGCCCACGCCGCAGGACCTGGTCGCGCTTGGCCGCGCGCGGCTGTTCGTCTACGTCGGCGCAGGGTTCGAGCCCTGGGTCGGCCGCGTGGTGCCCACCTTGCCGCGGCGCGTGGGGGTGGTGCGGGCCACCGCCGGGTTGCCGCTCCTGCCGGCGGCGGGTCGCCCCGGCGGCCCCGGCCAGGAGGGCTGGGATCCCCACGTCTGGCTGGATCCGGTCCTGGCGCAGCAGGTCGTGGAAGCTATCGCGTTCGCGTTGATCGCCGCCGACGCCGACGGCGCGCGGATCTACCGCGACGGTGCGGCGCGGACCCGCGCAGAGCTCGACCGGCTCCACGCCGAGTTCCAGGCGGGGTTGGAGCGCTGTGCGCGCCGCCTGCTGGTGGCCTCGCATACCGCGTTCGCCTACCTGGCCCGGCGGTACGGGCTCGAGCACGTCGGGCTGGCCGGCGCGACCCCGGAAGCGGACCCGGCGCCGGGCGCGGTCGCCAGGCTGGCCGGGGCGCTGCGGGCGCGCGGGGTGCGGACGATCTTCGTGGAACCGGGTGGCCCGTCGCGGCTGGCGGAGGCGCTGGCGCAGGAGATCGGCGCGCGCACGGTGCCGCTGGATCCGGTGGAGAGCCCGCCGCCTGCGGGCGGCGACTACTTCAGCGCGATGCGCTCCAACCTGCGCACGCTGCGCGCCGAGCTGGGGTGCGCGCCATGA
- a CDS encoding transcriptional repressor has product MHIAATPRQTRQRARILQILAAAGCHLTADEIHGRLRRRGHRVGLATVYRTVELFVRSGLVEPAYLADGGVRYGLAAKHHDHAVCVRCGRFQALRQCIVPHVPRLLPAGFRMTGHQLGIYGICAACQAGGG; this is encoded by the coding sequence ATGCACATCGCAGCGACACCACGGCAGACACGCCAGCGCGCGCGTATCCTCCAGATCCTCGCGGCGGCAGGCTGTCATCTGACGGCGGACGAGATCCACGGCCGGTTGCGGCGGCGCGGGCACCGGGTGGGGCTGGCCACGGTCTATCGGACCGTGGAGTTGTTCGTGCGCAGCGGGCTGGTGGAGCCAGCCTACCTCGCCGACGGCGGCGTCCGCTACGGGCTCGCGGCCAAACACCACGACCACGCCGTCTGCGTGCGCTGCGGACGCTTTCAGGCGCTGCGGCAGTGCATCGTGCCCCACGTCCCGCGCCTGTTGCCCGCGGGGTTCCGCATGACCGGGCACCAGCTGGGCATCTACGGGATCTGCGCGGCCTGCCAGGCCGGCGGCGGGTAG
- the nadE gene encoding NAD(+) synthase, which produces MQDAEYLIRHLVDWLRARADEAGAVGAVVGISGGVDSATVAALCLRAFPDATLGVVMPCHSDPRDLDDARTVAGALGLPVTTVVLDGVYDALVAALQTSAYYADHRLALANLKPRLRMTTLYYFANRLNRLVVGTGNRSELAVGYFTKYGDGGVDVLPLGCLTKGEVRALARALGVPEAIVDRVPTAGLWPGQTDEQELGLTYAVLDRYLLTGEAPADVRQRIERLRAASEHKRRPPPVPELPR; this is translated from the coding sequence GTGCAGGATGCCGAGTACCTGATCCGACACCTGGTGGACTGGCTGCGGGCACGTGCCGATGAGGCCGGCGCCGTGGGTGCGGTGGTGGGGATCTCCGGCGGGGTCGACTCGGCGACCGTGGCCGCGCTGTGCCTGCGTGCTTTCCCCGACGCCACCCTGGGCGTGGTGATGCCCTGCCACTCCGACCCGCGCGACCTCGACGACGCCCGCACGGTGGCCGGGGCGCTGGGTCTGCCGGTGACGACCGTGGTGCTCGACGGAGTCTACGACGCCCTGGTGGCCGCGCTGCAGACGTCGGCCTACTACGCCGACCACCGCCTTGCGCTGGCCAACCTGAAGCCGCGCCTGCGCATGACCACGCTCTACTACTTCGCCAACCGCCTCAACCGGCTGGTGGTCGGCACCGGCAACCGCAGTGAGCTCGCGGTCGGATACTTCACCAAGTACGGCGACGGCGGTGTGGACGTGCTGCCGCTGGGCTGCCTGACCAAGGGCGAGGTGCGGGCGCTGGCCCGGGCGCTCGGCGTGCCGGAGGCGATCGTGGACCGCGTGCCCACGGCCGGGCTGTGGCCGGGCCAGACCGACGAGCAGGAGCTCGGCCTAACCTACGCCGTCCTCGATCGGTACCTCCTCACGGGCGAGGCGCCCGCCGACGTGCGCCAGCGCATCGAGCGGCTGCGCGCGGCCAGCGAACACAAGCGGCGCCCCCCACCCGTTCCCGAGTTGCCCCGCTGA
- the mfd gene encoding transcription-repair coupling factor — protein sequence MLTGVLALLREAPQYHLVRETLRAGAAPAVLGPSATAAAAVLAAVLTDPALAAQPALVVTPSQDVAERLADDLRALLDGTDLHVRVYPAGSGPGTRDETTDDERAAAAAAVAERLAIVEALGRGLAYAGPAGTGPADAGLRETDPAPPRPVVAVASVESAIEPLLAPPALQAATLTLAPGAYLPRDQFVAHLEEAGYTRVSLVAAPGEFAVRGDVVDVFPVGAPAPLRVDLWGDEVERLRTLDAATQRAGPTVQAARLRPARLAAPTPAVAAGLAAHLAPGGVLVLYEPAESAARAAELAGHAAHGGVPPLTWTTAVDVAPDRMRLAIAGARCSEDAWVEIRIPVGGIEAFGGQTHLLAQTLRGLAGEGLRVVVASAQAARVVDILTEAGVDVARADALEVPPPVGRIVAIPARLHRGFRVDAVGLAVLTDSEIVGWRRRRARMRYLRDGERLTSWADLRPGDYVVHVHHGIGRYRGLVQVPADGAAREYLLLEYAQGDRLYVPVEQIHLVQRYVGAEGEHPRLHRLGGADWEREKRRVKEAAREMAAELLSLYAARASTPGHAFGPDTPWQREMEAAFPYTETPHQLRAIEDVKRDMEAPRPMDRLVAGDVGYGKTEVALRAAFKAVMDGKQVAVVVPTTILAQQHYAVFAERFAKFPVTVELLSRFRTPAEQKEILAQTAAGVVDVLIGTHRLLARDVVFRDLGLVIIDEEQRFGVRHKEHLKMLRKHVDVLTLTATPIPRTLHMALSGLRDLTVMETPPEARLPIHTEIRPDDDGVVAEAIRRELARGGQVYVVHNRVETIERAARRIRQLVPEATVAVAHGQMPEERLEAVMLDFLGGRFAVLVCTTIVEIGLDIPRVNTIIIEDAHRLGLAQLYQLRGRVGRADRQAYCYLLYPRHVPLTPEAEQRLRAMAEFVELGSGLGLAMRDLEIRGAGNLLGPEQHGHIAAVGFDLYCRLLDEAIREAKGEIVEEPRDPVLELGVDARLPATFLPDENERLRIYRRLAAARSLDDVDDIAAALAEAGPLPPPVEALLDVVRVRVVARQVGVAAITREGDQYVVRLAAAGHLDGATQRRLQQALGTRARVTAVGLAVRTGGTTFAEQAASLREVLALLGWVGAGAMPVPAASR from the coding sequence GTGCTGACGGGAGTCCTGGCGCTCCTGCGGGAAGCGCCGCAGTACCATCTGGTCCGGGAGACGTTGCGGGCGGGCGCCGCGCCGGCAGTACTTGGCCCGTCGGCGACCGCGGCGGCGGCGGTGCTCGCGGCGGTCCTCACCGATCCTGCGCTCGCAGCCCAACCTGCGCTGGTGGTGACGCCGTCGCAGGACGTGGCCGAACGCCTGGCCGACGACCTGCGCGCCCTGCTGGACGGCACCGACCTGCACGTGCGCGTCTACCCGGCGGGTTCCGGGCCGGGGACGCGTGACGAGACGACGGACGACGAGCGTGCGGCGGCCGCCGCCGCTGTGGCGGAGCGCCTTGCGATCGTCGAGGCACTGGGGCGCGGCCTGGCATACGCTGGACCCGCAGGCACAGGACCTGCAGACGCGGGACTCCGTGAGACCGACCCGGCGCCTCCGCGCCCCGTGGTGGCGGTGGCCTCGGTCGAGTCGGCCATCGAGCCGCTGCTGGCCCCGCCAGCGCTGCAGGCCGCCACCCTGACGCTTGCGCCCGGCGCGTACCTCCCGCGCGACCAGTTCGTCGCCCACCTGGAGGAGGCGGGCTACACGCGCGTGAGCCTGGTGGCCGCACCAGGGGAGTTTGCGGTGCGCGGCGACGTGGTCGACGTCTTCCCGGTCGGCGCGCCCGCGCCGCTCCGTGTCGACCTGTGGGGCGACGAGGTGGAGCGGCTGCGGACCCTCGACGCCGCGACCCAGCGCGCGGGACCCACGGTGCAGGCTGCGCGCCTCCGGCCGGCACGCCTGGCCGCACCCACCCCTGCGGTCGCAGCGGGACTGGCCGCCCATCTGGCACCGGGAGGCGTGCTGGTCCTCTACGAGCCCGCAGAGAGCGCCGCACGGGCAGCCGAGCTGGCCGGGCACGCCGCGCACGGCGGCGTGCCACCCCTCACCTGGACGACGGCGGTCGACGTCGCGCCCGACCGGATGCGCCTGGCCATCGCGGGAGCGCGGTGCAGCGAGGACGCATGGGTCGAGATCCGCATCCCGGTCGGCGGCATCGAGGCGTTCGGGGGACAGACCCATCTCCTGGCCCAGACCCTGCGCGGGCTCGCCGGCGAGGGGCTGCGCGTGGTCGTCGCCTCGGCCCAGGCGGCGCGCGTCGTCGACATCCTGACCGAGGCCGGGGTGGACGTGGCGCGCGCCGACGCGCTGGAGGTACCGCCGCCTGTCGGGCGCATCGTGGCGATTCCGGCACGGCTGCACCGCGGCTTCCGCGTGGACGCCGTCGGCCTGGCGGTGCTCACCGACAGCGAGATCGTGGGCTGGCGGCGGCGCCGGGCACGCATGCGGTACCTGCGCGACGGCGAGCGCCTGACCTCGTGGGCCGACCTGAGGCCCGGCGACTACGTGGTCCACGTCCACCACGGGATCGGGCGGTACCGCGGGCTGGTGCAGGTGCCCGCCGACGGCGCGGCGCGCGAGTACCTGTTGCTGGAGTACGCGCAGGGCGACCGGCTCTACGTGCCCGTCGAGCAGATCCACCTGGTGCAGCGCTACGTCGGCGCCGAAGGCGAGCACCCGCGGCTGCACCGGCTGGGCGGCGCCGACTGGGAGCGCGAGAAGCGGCGCGTCAAGGAGGCCGCGCGGGAGATGGCCGCCGAGCTGCTGAGCCTCTACGCTGCGCGTGCCTCCACGCCGGGGCACGCCTTCGGTCCCGACACGCCGTGGCAGCGCGAGATGGAGGCCGCCTTCCCCTACACCGAGACGCCCCACCAGCTCCGGGCCATCGAGGACGTCAAGCGCGACATGGAGGCCCCGCGGCCCATGGACCGGCTCGTGGCGGGCGACGTGGGGTACGGCAAGACCGAGGTGGCGCTGCGCGCGGCGTTCAAGGCGGTGATGGACGGCAAGCAGGTGGCCGTGGTCGTGCCCACGACCATCCTGGCCCAGCAGCACTACGCCGTCTTCGCCGAGCGCTTCGCCAAGTTCCCCGTGACCGTGGAGCTGCTCAGCCGCTTCCGCACGCCTGCGGAGCAGAAGGAGATCCTGGCCCAGACCGCGGCGGGGGTGGTGGACGTGCTGATCGGCACCCACCGGCTGCTGGCCCGCGACGTGGTCTTCCGCGACCTGGGGCTGGTGATCATCGACGAGGAGCAGCGCTTCGGCGTGCGCCACAAAGAGCACCTCAAGATGCTGCGCAAGCACGTGGACGTCCTGACGCTGACGGCGACGCCCATCCCGCGCACGCTGCACATGGCCCTCAGCGGGCTGCGCGACCTCACGGTGATGGAGACGCCGCCCGAGGCGCGGCTGCCGATCCACACCGAGATCCGCCCCGACGACGATGGCGTGGTGGCCGAGGCGATCCGCCGCGAGCTGGCTCGGGGCGGGCAGGTCTACGTGGTCCACAACCGGGTGGAGACCATCGAGCGCGCCGCCCGGCGCATCCGCCAGCTGGTGCCCGAGGCCACGGTGGCGGTCGCCCACGGCCAGATGCCCGAGGAACGCCTGGAGGCCGTGATGCTGGACTTCCTGGGCGGGCGCTTCGCCGTGCTGGTGTGCACCACCATCGTCGAGATCGGTCTCGACATCCCCCGGGTCAACACCATCATCATCGAGGACGCACACCGGCTGGGCCTGGCGCAGCTGTACCAGCTCCGCGGCCGCGTGGGCCGGGCCGACCGGCAGGCGTACTGCTACCTGCTCTACCCGCGCCACGTGCCCCTGACCCCGGAGGCCGAGCAGCGGTTGCGCGCCATGGCCGAGTTCGTGGAGCTGGGGTCGGGGCTGGGGCTTGCGATGCGCGACCTGGAGATCCGCGGCGCGGGTAACCTGCTGGGCCCCGAGCAGCACGGGCACATCGCCGCGGTGGGCTTCGACCTCTACTGCCGGTTGCTGGACGAGGCGATCCGGGAGGCGAAGGGCGAGATCGTGGAAGAGCCCCGCGACCCGGTCCTGGAGCTGGGCGTCGACGCCCGCCTGCCGGCAACGTTCCTGCCCGACGAGAACGAGCGCCTCCGGATCTACCGGCGGCTGGCCGCTGCGCGCAGCCTGGACGACGTCGACGACATCGCCGCCGCCCTGGCCGAGGCGGGGCCGCTGCCCCCGCCGGTGGAGGCGCTGCTGGACGTGGTGCGGGTGCGGGTCGTGGCCCGACAGGTGGGCGTGGCCGCCATCACGCGCGAGGGCGACCAGTACGTGGTGCGCCTGGCCGCGGCCGGTCACCTGGACGGCGCCACCCAGCGACGGCTGCAGCAGGCGCTGGGCACCCGGGCGCGGGTCACCGCGGTCGGGCTCGCGGTGCGCACGGGCGGCACGACGTTCGCCGAGCAGGCGGCCAGCCTGCGCGAGGTCCTGGCGCTGCTGGGGTGGGTGGGCGCGGGCGCTATGCCGGTGCCCGCGGCCTCGCGGTAG
- a CDS encoding peptidylprolyl isomerase: MTVRRVAVAVAVVVALGAAGVGAWYLSTQARRGAAVAVRVNGEAIYWSQVDAEVRRAAAQFGVDPSTPEFEKQREQITKIIVDQMVAQRLIMQEARKRHLTATDQEVEAQLAEIVKRFPGKAEFEQALARNHLTLTGLRDLLRVQLTQRRVAEAVAQVTVSDDEVRRQFDSNRRLYDRPAQIRVSHILVRVADKTQEAVAQAKVKVVQARLADGAAFDALARQYSEDPGSAPQGGDLGYVSRGTLVKEFEDAAWALKPGQVSGPVRTQYGLHIIKVTDVRPAEAADFAKVKEQIRQELLASKREKAFEAWLARVRKEAAIEQFPRI; this comes from the coding sequence ATGACAGTCCGCAGAGTCGCGGTGGCCGTGGCCGTGGTGGTCGCGCTGGGCGCGGCCGGCGTGGGCGCCTGGTATCTGTCGACCCAGGCACGACGGGGCGCAGCCGTGGCCGTCCGCGTGAACGGCGAGGCGATCTACTGGTCCCAGGTGGACGCCGAGGTCAGGCGCGCCGCCGCGCAGTTCGGGGTCGACCCGTCCACCCCCGAGTTCGAGAAGCAACGGGAGCAGATCACCAAGATCATCGTCGACCAGATGGTGGCCCAGCGCCTCATCATGCAGGAAGCCCGCAAGCGCCACCTGACCGCGACCGACCAGGAGGTCGAGGCACAGCTGGCCGAGATCGTCAAGCGGTTCCCCGGCAAGGCGGAGTTCGAGCAGGCGCTGGCCCGCAACCACCTCACCCTGACCGGGCTCCGGGACCTGCTGCGCGTGCAGCTGACGCAGCGGCGCGTGGCCGAGGCCGTGGCGCAGGTGACGGTGAGCGACGACGAGGTGCGCCGGCAGTTCGACAGCAACCGGCGCCTCTACGATCGGCCCGCGCAGATCCGCGTGAGCCACATCCTGGTGCGCGTGGCGGACAAGACCCAGGAGGCCGTGGCGCAGGCGAAGGTCAAGGTCGTCCAGGCCCGCCTCGCGGACGGCGCCGCCTTCGACGCGCTGGCCCGGCAGTACTCCGAGGACCCGGGCAGCGCGCCCCAGGGCGGTGACCTCGGCTACGTCAGCCGGGGAACGCTCGTCAAGGAGTTCGAGGACGCGGCGTGGGCGCTGAAGCCCGGCCAGGTCAGCGGGCCCGTCCGGACCCAGTACGGCCTCCACATCATCAAGGTGACCGACGTCCGGCCGGCCGAGGCCGCAGACTTCGCCAAGGTCAAAGAGCAGATCCGCCAGGAGCTGCTGGCGTCCAAGCGGGAGAAAGCCTTCGAGGCCTGGCTGGCGCGGGTGCGCAAGGAGGCCGCGATCGAGCAGTTCCCGCGCATCTAG
- a CDS encoding MazG family protein produces MRFRFDDLVAVMARLRSDQGCPWDRQQTHATLGRYLLEEAHEALEAIARDDPAALRQELGDLLLQVVFHGQLGREAGTFTADDVVDGLVRKLLARHPHVFGDLHLGTAREVEVQWEELKRREEPTRGPLDGIPATLPALARVQAMVERLARADDGRHLADPTAAAAALRAAVDAALAATHAPEAARTRALGDLLLAATRLAVALQVNAEAALRAAGERIAAG; encoded by the coding sequence ATGCGGTTTCGGTTCGACGACCTCGTGGCCGTGATGGCGCGACTGCGCAGCGACCAGGGGTGCCCCTGGGACCGCCAGCAGACCCACGCCACGCTGGGCCGCTACCTCCTGGAAGAGGCTCACGAGGCCCTGGAGGCCATCGCCCGGGACGACCCCGCCGCGTTGCGACAGGAGCTCGGCGACCTGCTGCTCCAGGTCGTCTTCCACGGCCAGCTGGGCCGCGAGGCAGGCACGTTCACGGCCGACGACGTGGTCGACGGGCTGGTGCGCAAGCTCCTCGCCCGCCACCCGCACGTCTTCGGCGACCTGCACCTGGGCACGGCGCGCGAGGTCGAGGTGCAGTGGGAAGAGCTGAAGCGTCGCGAAGAGCCTACCCGCGGCCCGCTGGACGGGATCCCGGCGACGCTCCCGGCCCTCGCGCGCGTCCAGGCGATGGTCGAGCGGCTCGCCCGGGCCGACGACGGACGCCACCTGGCCGATCCGACGGCGGCGGCCGCTGCCCTCCGCGCCGCCGTGGACGCCGCGCTGGCCGCGACGCACGCGCCGGAAGCCGCGCGGACCCGCGCGTTGGGCGACCTGCTGCTGGCGGCGACGCGCCTGGCCGTGGCCCTGCAGGTCAACGCGGAAGCGGCCCTGCGCGCGGCGGGCGAACGTATCGCGGCAGGGTGA
- a CDS encoding S4 domain-containing protein: protein MRLDKFLQVSRLVRRRVLANRLCDAGRVTLNGRPAKAAAPVRAGDVLGIALGARRLVVRIVEVPDGRPAVDPPYEVLEDQRVADAW from the coding sequence GTGCGGCTGGATAAGTTTCTGCAGGTCAGTCGCCTCGTGCGACGCCGCGTCCTGGCCAACCGGCTGTGCGACGCCGGACGGGTCACCCTGAACGGCAGACCCGCCAAGGCGGCCGCGCCGGTGCGCGCCGGCGACGTGCTGGGGATCGCTCTCGGGGCGCGGCGCCTAGTGGTGCGGATCGTCGAGGTGCCCGACGGACGGCCCGCGGTGGACCCGCCCTACGAGGTGCTGGAGGACCAGCGGGTCGCCGACGCCTGGTGA
- the eno gene encoding phosphopyruvate hydratase, whose translation MPTIARILAREILDSRGNPTVEADVVLDDGTVGRAAVPSGASVGEREALELRDGDPHRYLGRGVLGAVRRITEDLAPLLVGRDPTDQTAIDRLLIDADGTPNKSRLGANALLAVSLACARAAAAARRVPLWQLLGDAGVLPVPLLNIVNGGAHAQNRLDVQEVMIVPAGAPTFGEALRWGVEVFHYLRRLLHARGLATGVGDEGGFAPDLATTEDALAVVLEAIVAAGYEPGRQIALALDVAGSTLYRDGAYVFAGEGQRREPAAMLDYLAGLVERFPLVSIEDGLDEDAWADWQALTRRLGGRVQLVGDDLFVTNPTLLRRGMAEGVANAVLVKPNQIGTLTETLETMRLAREGGYAAIVSHRSGETDDVTIADLAVATGAGQIKTGAPSRGERVAKYNQLLRIEEALGPRARYAGWAAFPPGARRG comes from the coding sequence ATGCCCACGATCGCCCGCATCCTCGCCCGCGAAATCCTGGACTCGCGTGGCAACCCCACGGTGGAGGCCGACGTCGTGCTCGACGACGGCACGGTGGGGCGCGCGGCCGTGCCGTCGGGCGCGTCGGTCGGCGAGCGCGAGGCACTGGAGCTCCGCGACGGCGACCCGCACCGCTACCTGGGCCGGGGCGTGCTGGGTGCGGTGCGTCGCATCACCGAGGACCTGGCGCCCCTGCTGGTAGGGCGCGACCCCACCGACCAGACGGCCATCGACCGGCTGCTGATCGACGCCGACGGAACACCCAACAAGAGCCGGCTCGGCGCCAACGCGCTGCTGGCGGTGTCGCTGGCCTGCGCGCGGGCCGCGGCCGCCGCCCGTCGCGTCCCACTCTGGCAGCTGCTGGGCGACGCGGGGGTGCTCCCGGTCCCGCTGCTCAACATCGTCAACGGCGGCGCCCACGCCCAGAACCGTCTGGACGTCCAGGAGGTCATGATCGTCCCCGCCGGTGCGCCCACGTTTGGTGAGGCGTTGCGCTGGGGCGTCGAGGTCTTCCACTACCTCCGGCGGCTGCTGCACGCGCGCGGGCTGGCCACCGGGGTGGGCGACGAAGGGGGCTTCGCCCCCGACCTGGCCACCACCGAGGACGCCCTGGCCGTGGTGCTGGAGGCCATCGTGGCCGCCGGCTACGAGCCGGGGCGGCAGATCGCCCTGGCGCTGGACGTGGCCGGAAGCACGCTCTACCGCGACGGCGCCTACGTGTTCGCGGGCGAGGGACAGCGCCGCGAGCCGGCGGCGATGCTCGACTACCTGGCCGGATTGGTCGAACGGTTCCCGCTGGTGTCCATCGAGGATGGCCTCGACGAGGACGCGTGGGCCGACTGGCAGGCCCTCACGCGCCGTCTCGGCGGCCGGGTACAACTGGTGGGCGACGACCTCTTCGTCACCAATCCGACGTTGCTCCGTCGCGGAATGGCCGAGGGGGTCGCCAATGCCGTGCTCGTGAAGCCCAACCAGATCGGCACGCTCACCGAGACGCTGGAGACGATGCGGCTGGCGCGGGAGGGGGGTTACGCCGCCATCGTCTCGCACCGGTCGGGCGAGACCGACGACGTGACGATCGCCGACCTGGCCGTGGCCACCGGCGCCGGCCAGATCAAGACCGGCGCACCGTCCCGCGGCGAGCGCGTGGCCAAATACAACCAGCTGCTGCGCATCGAGGAGGCGCTCGGGCCCCGCGCGCGGTACGCCGGCTGGGCCGCGTTCCCCCCGGGTGCACGACGAGGGTAG
- a CDS encoding septum formation initiator family protein: protein MPRWLGPLVAIALLAGAGAVFGGTYWGTYELRREAARLAQERDALVRQKAQLREEIRLLHRPEYIERLAREQLGLVRPGEIAVIVVEPTPAPSPAPADGVPRWPRQGPGRASPPDGVR from the coding sequence GTGCCGCGCTGGCTCGGGCCGCTGGTGGCCATAGCGCTGCTGGCAGGGGCCGGCGCGGTCTTTGGGGGAACCTACTGGGGCACGTACGAGCTGCGCCGCGAGGCGGCACGGCTCGCGCAGGAACGGGATGCGCTGGTCCGGCAGAAGGCGCAGTTGCGCGAGGAGATCCGGTTGCTCCACCGGCCCGAGTACATCGAGCGGCTGGCGCGAGAGCAGCTCGGGCTGGTGCGGCCGGGGGAGATCGCGGTGATCGTGGTCGAGCCCACGCCGGCGCCGTCGCCTGCGCCCGCGGACGGCGTCCCGCGGTGGCCCCGGCAGGGCCCGGGACGCGCCAGCCCGCCGGACGGTGTGCGTTGA
- a CDS encoding S1 RNA-binding domain-containing protein, with protein MSVEPGTIVEGTVVKITPYGAFVELPDGKSGLVHISEIADTYVKDVKDYLKEQDRVRVKVLGLNEKGKLDLSIKQALSPEERAQRARQKASFEEKLKAFMKESEERLLDLKRNTEAKRGGRRRR; from the coding sequence ATGAGCGTGGAGCCGGGAACGATCGTCGAGGGCACCGTGGTCAAGATCACGCCCTACGGAGCGTTCGTCGAACTCCCCGATGGCAAGAGCGGCCTCGTGCACATCTCCGAGATCGCCGACACCTACGTCAAGGACGTCAAGGACTACCTCAAGGAACAGGATCGGGTCCGGGTGAAGGTCCTCGGGCTCAACGAGAAGGGGAAGCTCGACCTCTCCATCAAGCAGGCGCTCTCCCCCGAAGAACGCGCCCAGCGGGCCCGCCAGAAAGCCTCCTTCGAGGAGAAGCTGAAGGCCTTCATGAAGGAGAGCGAGGAGCGCCTGCTCGACCTCAAGCGGAACACCGAGGCCAAGCGCGGCGGCCGCCGGCGGCGGTAG